One Temnothorax longispinosus isolate EJ_2023e chromosome 8, Tlon_JGU_v1, whole genome shotgun sequence genomic region harbors:
- the LOC139818242 gene encoding uncharacterized protein, which yields MRKQCDELLAADVRDADGYRAWRRRCDECLRLLRERCRVKRSGKREKTGAVTALVALIARLEGSREDLRRRFERAVGAGLDGGGGGSSVDRGFSWVEIDTAFQSRVLISAVTNSTYIEPAQFLDDAKGTVLEKVRDNMTRHGCLKVNVIFNGEFVADVKTDVKSIATRNEQLLPGSDLDEWYDRHVRDAILAALDEFQERDSGWALSRILNLLVNVNKCNPMRVGCWMKIPLGIRVKKAVNVLSENDTCFARAVVAALYPAKHNAERCGSYPDYATVLNLDGIKFPIDLKQIGKFERQNNVSINVFTTREGIEKKIRGHFAWIKNLAQLLSSQLTVSRCAKYVCDRGLHYFYTQEKLTAHSVDCGRMNNCAIVFPTEDDKWLSFDNHDRKERLPFVVYADLECLLEHRERENAEGSARTERYAYQRHVPFSLGYYLCCTYDDTVSTYGYRRGEDCVSWFVNELRVLARHAKIKFSTNISMVELTEDEKLEFQRATHCHVCQKAFQPENVYVIPVFFHNLSGYDAHFVIEKIANDFECGVDLLPLTKENYISFSKTVRETQTDGSWNRFVKLRFVDSYKFLAASIETLASYLDKDKLRITRSEHADLSTENLDLLTRKGVFPYEYVDSVDKLRETELPPREVFYSSLTDETASERDYEHATRVWRRFRVRDLGEYSDLYLKTDVLLLADIFENFRDACSASYGLDPAHYYTLPGYTWDAMLRYTGVRFELLTDIDMAMFVERGIRGGLSQCSLRYARSNNRHVPTYDSSQPTTYLMYYDVNNLYGWAMCQSLPYAKWLDDPENFDVTTVPTDSDVGYILEVDLEYPRDLHDAHADLPLCPTRDKPPGKWQEKLLATLYDKSRYVTHYRNLQQCLRLGLRLTRVCRVLRFAQSPWLRGYIELNTTFRTRASNEFQRNLYKLMNNAVFGKTMENVRDHVDVRLVTRWDGRYGAEALIGRPNFHSRSVFSENLVAIELRKLKVKFNKPVYLGMSILEISKTRLYEFHYDYMVPLYGNRCRIAYTDTDSLIYSLECEDAYELMRRNIDRFDTSDYAENNAHGMPRVNKKVSGLMKDENNGAIMTEFVGLRAKMYTYKVFGRDDTRRIKGVKRNVVAKKITFEDYVACLRNARELKTRQSCIRSTLHEVYTVSEQKLALSPLDDKRYVTLDSEKTLPWGHYGIPL from the exons ATGCGGAAACAGTGCGACGAGTTGCTCGCCGCGGACGTTCGCGACGCGGACGGGTACCGCGCGTGGAGACGACGATGCGACGAGTGTCTCCGGCTCTTGCGAGAGAGGTGTCGAGTCAAACGCTCTGGAAAGCGGGAAAAGACGGGAGCCGTGACTGCTCTGGTGGCTCTAATAGCGCGATTGGAAGGTTCGAGGGAGGATCTGCGTCGACGATTCGAACGCGCCGTAGGTGCCGGTTTGGACGGTGGAGGCGGCGGTAGCAGCGTCGACAGAGGATTTTCGTGGGTCGAGATCGATACGGCGTTCCAAAGTCGCGTACTAATCAGCGCTGTGACGAACTCAACGTACATCGAACCCGCGCAATTTCTCGACGATGCGAAGGGCACCGTGCTTGAAAAAGTGCGGGATAATATGACCAGGCACGGGTGTTTGAAGGTCAATGTCATATTCAATGGGGAATTCGTAGCGGACGTTAAGACTGATGTGAAGAGTATCGCTACGCGGAACGAACAGCTCCTCCCAGGGTCCGATCTGGACGAGTGGTACGATAGGCACGTGCGCGACGCGATTCTAGCGGCGTTAGACGAATTTCAGGAACGCGACAgcggatgggcgttgtcgcgAATACTGAACCTATTGGTGAACGTGAACAAGTGTAATCCCATGCGCGTGGGATGCTGGATGAAGATACCGCTAGGTATAAGAGTTAAAAAGGCGGTCAACGTGCTGTCGGAGAATGACACGTGTTTCGCGCGTGCGGTGGTCGCGGCTCTGTATCCCGCCAAGCACAACGCGGAACGATGCGGCTCGTATCCCGATTACGCGACGGTGCTGAATCTCGACGGGATCAAGTTTCCCATAGATCTTAAACAGATCGGAAAGTTCGAACGTCAGAACAACGTGTCGATCAACGTATTTACAACTCGGGAaggaattgaaaaaaagattag GGGCCATTTCGCCTGGATAAAAAATCTGGCGCAATTGTTGAGTTCGCAATTGACCGTAAGCCGGTGTGCAAAGTACGTttgcgatcg AGGTCTACACTATTTCTATACGCAAGAAAAGTTGACCGCTCACAGCGTCGACTGCGGCCGAATGAACAACTGCGCCATCGTTTTTCCGACCGAGGACGACAAGTGGCTGTCGTTCGACAATCACGACAGAAAGGAGCGACTCCCCTTCGTGGTGTACGCGGATCTAGAGTGTCTTCTCGAACACCGGGAGAGGGAGAATGCCGAAGGGAGCGCAAGAACGGAAAGATACGCCTATCAGCGTCACGTACCGTTCAGCCTGGGCTACTATCTGTGCTGCACCTACGACGATACCGTATCTACGTACGGATATCGTCGCGGCGAGGACTGCGTTTCGTGGTTTGTGAACGAGCTTCGCGTTCTCGCACGTCACGCTAAGATTAAATTCTCCACTAATATATCGATGGTAGAACTTACGGAGGACGAGAAACTCGAATTTCAGCGCGCGACGCATTGTCACGTGTGCCAGAAAGCGTTCCAACCCGA AAACGTGTACGTAATTCCCGTGTTCTTCCACAATCTGTCAGGTTACGACGCGCACTTTGTCATCGAAAAAATCGCGAACGATTTTGAATGTGGGGTCGATCTCCTACCGCTTACAAAGGAAAATTACATATCTTTCTCGAAGACCGTTAGAGAGACGCAAACGGACGGAAGTTGGAATCGATTCGTGAAGCTTCGATTCGTAGactcgtataaatttttagccgCGAGTATCGAAACCTTGGCGTCCTATCTGGACAAGGACAAGCTGAGAATAACGCGCTCGGAGCACGCGGATTTGAGCACGGAGAATCTCGATCTGCTCACTCGCAAAGGAGTATTTCCGTACGAGTACGTCGACAGCGTGGACAAACTGCGGGAGACCGAGCTTCCGCCGCGCGAGGTCTTTTACAGCTCCCTGACCGACGAGacagcgagcgagagagactACGAGCACGCGACGAGGGTTTGGCGACGTTTTCGCGTGCGAGATCTCGGCGAGTACAGTGATCTGTATCTCAAGACCGACGTGCTTCTTTTGGcggatatatttgaaaattttcgggaCGCGTGTTCAGCGAGTTATGGGCTTGATCCCGCGCATTATTACACGTTGCCAGGGTACACGTGGGACGCCATGCTGAGGTACACCGGCGTGCGTTTCGAACTGCTCACCGACATCGACATGGCGATGTTCGTGGAACGCGGAATACGCGGCGGCCTCAGTCAATGTTCGCTCAGGTACGCGCGATCCAACAACAGGCACGTACCGACGTACGACTCGTCCCAGCCCACTACGTATCTCATGTATTACGACGTGAACAATCTGTACGGCTGGGCTATGTGCCAATCGCTACCGTACGCGAAGTGGCTCGACGACCCTGAGAATTTTGACGTGACGACCGTGCCGACGGACAGCGACGTCGGTTACATTCTGGAAGTGGATCTCGAGTATCCGCGGGACCTGCACGACGCCCACGCGGACCTGCCGCTGTGCccgacgcgcgataaaccgCCCGGTAAGTGGCAGGAGAAACTGCTCGCTACTCTCTACGACAAATCGCGCTACGTGACGCACTATCGAAACCTGCAGCAATGTCTGCGACTCGGTTTGCGTCTGACGCGCGTTTGTCGAGTGCTGCGATTCGCCCAGTCACCGTGGCTTCGCGGGTACATCGAGCTGAACACGACGTTCAGGACGCGCGCGAGCAACGAGTTCCAACGGAATTTGTACAAACTGATGAACAATGCCGTCTTCGGCAAAACAATGGAGAACGTGCGTGATCACGTGGACGTGCGTCTCGTGACGCGATGGGACGGGAGGTACGGCGCGGAGGCGTTGATCGGTAGGCCGAACTTTCACAGCAGGAGCGTCTTCTCGGAGAATCTGGTGGCGATCGAGCTGCGGAAGCTCAAGGTAAAATTCAACAAGCCGGTCTACTTAGGTATGTCTATTCTCGAGATATCCAAGACACGTCTCTACGAGTTTCACTACGACTACATGGTGCCGTTGTATGGTAACCGGTGTCGAATTGCTTACACGGATACCGATAGTCTGATCTATTCGCTGGAGTGCGAAGACGCGTACGAGCTTATGAGACGCAACATAGACAGGTTCGACACGAGCGATTACGCGGAGAATAACGCGCACGGTATGCCGCGCGTCAACAAGAAGGTGTCCGGTCTGATGAAGGACGAGAACAACGGCGCGATCATGACGGAGTTCGTGGGTCTCAGAGCGAAGATGTACACTTACAAGGTATTCGGACGCGACGACACCAGGAGAATAAAGGGTGTTAAAAGGAACGTAGTCGCGAAAAAGATCACGTTCGAGGATTACGTGGCGTGTCTGCGAAACGCGCGCGAGCTGAAGACGCGCCAGTCGTGCATACGCTCGACGTTGCACGAGGTTTACACAGTGTCGGAGCAAAAACTAGCTCTCAGTCCGCTCGACGATAAGCGATACGTGACGTTGGACAGCGAGAAAACGCTTCCGTGGGGACATTACGGAATACCGctgtaa
- the LOC139818239 gene encoding uncharacterized protein — protein sequence MNHCHPSSHHGGSLSEKNSQACKLSIPRWYNQGSTSQTTWSTSSVEFHGFSDTSQLAMAAVVFITVHGSNGATVSLVCSKTKVTPLKRLTIPRLELTAALLLSRLMQYVQATLKLNVTATHLWTDSVVTLTWIKSHASRWKDFVRNRVSQIQELTANAHWKYVPGTSHPADCASRGLTTAQLQSHSLWWTRPPWILTPEAWPSQPALPDELNVIGFIALLTLLRGIWDVSLDSHSALEKARFFWIKATQAAYFTYEIKILTANSRSPTAHAFSRLTAYIDAQGLIRVGSRLNQPTLDQDNKHQAILPRHSRFSTSIIAHAHLRTLNGGTQLTLAHVRQQYWIIGGRAPESTMPDRSPSRHGRDEVRKHTRDRSVFVCFSTSAIHLEVVSDYSSEGFIAAFRRFSARRGIAQTMYSDCGTTFIGADAALKKMFIQGSQEHHGLLKGLQLNGTKWEFNPPGAPHIGGKETLLTTEELTTLLTQLKDILNSRPLEPLSDDPEDVSALTPGFLIGGPIITIPEPSLIDLSTSRLSRWQLIQQHVQHVRAQWSAHYLQRQQAISKWHHPNNSIKMGSIVLLTDERSPPCKWPLARVTELHPGKDRLTRVVTLKTATTKLTRPISE from the exons ATGAACCACTGCCATCCCAGCTCTCATCACGGTGGCTCATTATCAGAAAAGAACTCACAAGCTTGCAAGCTCTCAATACCTCGGTGGTACAACCAAGGTAGCACCTCTCAAACCACATGGAGTACCTCGTCAGTGGAATTTCACGGCTTTTCTGATACTTCTCAACTGGCAATGGCTGCAGTCGTATTTATCACCGTCCACGGCTCTAATGGCGCCACGGTTTCATTGGTGTGCTCCAAAACTAAGGTAACACCACTCAAACGACTCACCATCCCGAGACTTGAACTCACCGCAGCACTGCTGCTCTCAAGACTCATGCAATACGTTCAAGCCACCTTGAAGTTGAACGTTACAGCAACTCACCTGTGGACGGATTCTGTTGTGACACTCACGTGGATCAAATCTCATGCATCGCGCTGGAAGGATTTTGTGAGAAATCGAGTTTCTCAAATTCAAGAGCTCACTGCGAACGCACATTGGAAATACGTACCAGGTACATCTCACCCAGCCGACTGCGCATCACGAGGTCTAACTACTGCTCAACTTCAAAGCCACTCATTATGGTGGACGAGACCACCGTGGATTCTCACACCTGAAGCATGGCCATCTCAACCCGCGCTTCCGGACGAGTTGAACGTCATTGG GTTTATCGCTCTCTTGACTCTCTTGAGAGGGATCTGGGACGTGTCATTGGACTCGCACTCTGCTTTGGAGAAGGCCAGATTTTTCTGGATCAAGGCTACTCAAGCGGCATACTTCACGTACGAGATCAAGATACTCACGGCCAACTCGAGATCACCAACTGCTCACGCATTCAGTCGATTGACTGCGTACATAGACGCTCAAGGACTCATCCGAGTTGGCAGCCGTCTCAATCAACCAACATTGGATCAAGACAACAAACATCAGGCGATTTTACCTCGCCACTCACGGTTCTCAACCTCAATCATCGCCCACGCCCATTTGCGCACCCTGAATGGAGGAACACAGCTGACATTGGCTCATGTCAGACAACAGTACTGGATCATCGGCGGACGGGCTCCG GAGTCGACTATGCCGGATCGCTCACCATCAAGACATGGAAGGGACGAGGTGCGAAAACATACAAGGGATAGATCTGTGTTCGTCTGCTTCTCCACCTCCGCAATTCACCTCGAAGTAGTCAGTGATTACTCATCAGAAGGATTCATAGCAGCCTTCCGAAGATTCTCAGCTAGAAGGGGAATTGCTCAGACCATGTATTCGGACTGCGGGACAACATTCATTGGAGCAGACGCCGCGCTCAAGAAAATGTTCATCCAGGGCTCTCAAGAGCATCACGGATTGCTAAAAGGTTTGCAACTTAATGGCACAAAATGGGAGTTCAACCCACCAGGCGCTCCACACATAGGGGGCAA GGAGACTCTACTCACGACGGAAGAACTCACAACGTTGCTTACGCAACTCAAGGACATTCTCAACTCGCGGCCCTTAGAACCGCTGAGTGACGACCCTGAAGACGTCTCAGCGCTCACACCAGGTTTCCTCATTGGAGGTCCAATCATTACCATACCCGAGCCATCTCTGATTGACCTATCAACCTCACGACTATCTCGGTGGCAGCTCATCCAGCAGCATGTTCAACATGTTAGGGCACAATGGTCGGCTCATTATCTGCAACGCCAGCAGGCGATATCCAAATGGCATCATCCTAACAACAGCATCAAGATGGGTTCCATCGTGCTGCTCACCGACGAACGCTCTCCACCGTGCAAGTGGCCACTCGCCAGAGTAACGGAACTGCACCCCGGCAAGGATAGACTCACTAGGGTGGTTACCCTTAAAACGGCCACCACGAAACTCACTCGGCCAATCTCAGAATAA
- the LOC139818241 gene encoding uncharacterized protein: protein MADILSIGGEPIFDERIVGIETHMYNPYVNTTFGHNDEIRIPIQQQDLYTLPCDSFLYVEGRLYDDAGGAATSEARDDQRQYAKLVNNCIAFMFDEIRYELDGVKIDQCRNVGITSTIKNVSLTAERARRLQNAGWCYPTNESNLNSPSRQFNFYAFEYFLGDHNCVVDPKKIVPRDPAKDPKITLLKVQWRMPHVALNDVTKLSLLRTLESGRFLSAGFRSWDLYEFPLLQSTTKHSPDGETNLRRFDHCALANVKLYLNSEFYPYDDVNADFESDKFAVLYEMCAKFRGAYYGDSRDDALFSPREFARVAPLVVIDYSRQNEAVKSTTVDVRIEFECKENVPPKTTAFCLIVHDRVIEVH from the exons ATGGCCGACATTCTGAGTATCGGCGGTGAGCCGATCTTCGACGAGCGCATCGTCGGAATCGAGACTCACATGTATAACCCGTACGTCAACACGACGTTCGGGCACAAcgacgagatacgaatacCCATACAGCAGCAGGATCTGTATACACTGCCGTGCGACAGTTTCCTGTACGTCGAGGGACGACTCTATGACGAcgccggcggcgcggcgacgtcGGAAGCGAGGGACGATCAAAGGCAATACGCGAAATTGGTCAACAACTGCATCGCGTTTATGTTCGACGAGATTCGATACGAACTCGACGGCGTGAAGATCGACCAGTGTAGAAACGTCGGAATAACCAGCACGATAAAGAACGTGTCGCTGACCGCCGAACGAGCCAGGAGACTGCAGAACGCCGGATGGTGTTATCCGACGAACGAATCGAATCTGAACAGCCCATCCCGTCAATTCAACTTTTACGCctttgaatattttcttgg CGACCACAACTGCGTCGTAGATCCGAAGAAAATCGTACCGAGAGATCCGGCCAAGGATCCTAAAATTACACTACTAAAAGTACAATGGCGTATGCCGCACGTGGCGTTAAACGACGTGACTAAACTGTCGCTATTGCGAACGTTGGAGAGCGGACGATTTCTGAGCGCGGGCTTTCGCTCTTGGGACCTGTACGAATTTCCCCTGCTGCAGAGCACGACCAAGCATTC ACCGGACGGCGAAACGAATTTACGGAGGTTCGATCATTGCGCGCTCGCCAACGTGAAATTGTATCTCAACTCGGAATTCTATCCCTACGACGACGTGAACGCGGATTTCGAGAGCGACAAGTTTGCCGTGCTGTACGAGATGTGCGCGAAATTTCGAGGAGCGTACTACGGGGACAGTCGCGACGACGCGCTCTTCTCCCCGCGCGAATTCGCGCGTGTAGCTCCGCTCGTGGTGATCGATTATTCCCGCCAAAACGAAGCGGTGAAGAGCACCACCGTGGACGTGCGCATCGAATTCGAATGCAAGGAAAACGTTCCGCCGAAGACCACCGCCTTTTGTCTCATCGTTCACGATCGCGTCATCGAGGTCCACTGA
- the LOC139818240 gene encoding matrix metalloproteinase-16-like codes for MWLARVIALTACFITARCITPTDENYAHTIDYLQKYGYLTEDVDAFPAQRRNDVLRNAIDEFQQYYGLPGDGTLDNQTLQLMRKPRCGFQDILKHGTRASLSKWPRTHLRWKFSVGTQDDLNTAQAAFDLWSQHSALTFERSETNPDIIIYFRTLRHGNTNIDVNGPNCSAKFDGPGNVLAHAHFLTDVAGFVSEIHVDGDEPWHIHVGKHPADKFSLHYTLTHEIGHSLGLPHNKRRTSVMFAFTPDKQYPVKLNKSDILDIQRLYGEKVMNEPPRTPALPPPPPPPPPPMLDLCTIDRVNGILILENRMYISYRRYVWSIDLDGRTYSGPLALSNHMSFLHDNYTRVTAAYQPPPRPVISWCS; via the coding sequence ATGTGGCTCGCGCGCGTAATCGCGTTAACCGCGTGTTTTATCACCGCGAGGTGCATCACTCCCACGGACGAGAATTACGCACATACGATCGATTACCTGCAGAAATACGGATATCTGACCGAAGATGTGGACGCGTTTCCAGCTCAGAGACGAAACGACGTTCTTCGCAACGCCATCGATGAATTTCAACAATACTACGGTCTGCCCGGCGATGGAACGCTCGACAACCAAACGCTGCAATTGATGCGTAAACCGCGATGTGGTTTCCAAGATATCCTAAAACACGGAACGAGAGCGAGTCTATCCAAATGGCCGAGGACTCACCTGCGGTGGAAGTTTTCTGTAGGCACCCAGGACGATTTGAATACCGCGCAGGCCGCGTTTGACCTGTGGTCGCAGCATTCGGCATTGACGTTCGAACGCTCCGAAACGAATCccgacattataatatattttcgaacTTTACGTCACGGTAACACGAATATCGACGTAAACGGCCCAAATTGCTCGGCCAAATTCGACGGTCCCGGTAACGTGCTCGCCCACGCGCATTTCCTGACGGACGTAGCGGGGTTCGTCTCTGAGATACACGTCGACGGGGACGAGCCGTGGCATATTCACGTCGGTAAACATCCCGCGGATAAGTTCTCCCTGCATTACACGCTGACCCATGAGATCGGCCACTCTCTCGGATTGCCGCACAATAAGCGCAGAACATCGGTGATGTTTGCGTTCACGCCCGACAAGCAGTATCCGGTTAAGCTCAACAAATCCGACATTCTCGACATTCAACGTTTGTACGGTGAAAAAGTTATGAACGAGCCCCCACGGACGCCggcgctgccgccgccgccgccaccgccaccgccgccaatGCTGGACCTGTGCACCATTGATCGCGTGAACGGGAtattaattttggaaaatcgTATGTACATCTCGTACAGGCGTTACGTTTGGTCGATCGATCTCGACGGTAGGACGTACAGTGGACCTCTAGCCCTTTCGAATCACATGAGCTTTCTTCACGACAATTACACGCGCGTGACCGCCGCCTATCAACCGCCGCCCCGTCCGGTGATCTCATGGTGTTCGTAG